In a genomic window of Thermosynechococcus sp. CL-1:
- a CDS encoding TrkA family potassium uptake protein has translation MTTPSHLAGLKDHVIICGYGSLGRSLAMNLAAAAIPFVVIDNQRQRLRLAQQSGHLFYRGDDLMDENELLAVGVDRARTLVAVLPDDASNVFITLIARRLNPNLQILAYGELPATESKLRFAGADHVVLPSSISAQRMVQLITRPTVLDFLEEKDERSHLIELLSQLDLQIEEFTLPLESSLVGLAIADVEAKGRGRFIIVAVRHQNGALVTHPPLTLPLGPGDTLIALGRAAEIKTFFRQYAHRQPIRYRGLGS, from the coding sequence ATGACAACCCCCTCACATCTCGCTGGCCTTAAGGATCATGTCATCATCTGCGGCTATGGCTCTTTGGGTCGCAGTTTAGCCATGAACTTGGCCGCCGCTGCAATCCCTTTTGTGGTGATTGACAATCAGCGGCAGCGACTACGGCTTGCCCAGCAGTCCGGCCATCTGTTTTATCGCGGCGATGATCTCATGGATGAAAATGAGCTGTTGGCGGTGGGGGTAGATCGCGCTCGCACCTTGGTGGCTGTTTTGCCCGATGATGCCAGCAATGTCTTTATCACCCTGATTGCCCGTCGTCTGAATCCCAACCTCCAGATCTTGGCCTATGGTGAGTTGCCAGCCACGGAGTCAAAATTGCGCTTTGCCGGTGCCGATCATGTGGTCTTGCCCTCGAGTATCAGTGCCCAACGCATGGTGCAGCTCATTACTCGCCCGACAGTCTTGGATTTTCTTGAGGAAAAGGATGAGCGCAGTCACTTGATTGAGCTACTCAGCCAGCTCGATCTTCAGATTGAGGAGTTTACGCTGCCCTTGGAGTCCTCGCTGGTGGGGCTAGCGATCGCCGATGTGGAAGCGAAAGGCCGAGGCCGCTTTATTATTGTTGCTGTCCGCCATCAGAACGGTGCCTTGGTGACCCACCCCCCCTTAACCTTGCCCCTAGGGCCGGGGGATACCCTGATTGCCCTTGGCCGAGCAGCGGAAATTAAAACCTTCTTTCGCCAATATGCCCACCGCCAGCCAATTCGCTATCGCGGCCTAGGAAGCTAG
- a CDS encoding TrkA family potassium uptake protein, translated as MRRLPATPALNRFIIGITLFVLIMLVAVVGYTRFGWNWLDALYMYVITVFGIGYSEVRPLITPAQRFFNMLIIVAGSAATVYTIGAVVQLFTEGEIKRLLDLQRASRDINKLNRHVIVCGFGRIGQVMAQELSALKTPFVILDVNEQRIDLAIQLGYLAYLGSAAEEETLRVVGIERAIALATVLPNDTINVFITLTARSLNPSLLIVARANLASTEAKLRMAGADHIVLPTKIGASQMTNLIRRPRIDFLEQTGDRETLNELLSHIDACLEELEITADYPYVGTRLSGLEVRGQGAFIIVGLRKSDGQLFSIRANPLVEVGDTLILLGHAQDTPKLIRKYTARPRHSQ; from the coding sequence ATGCGACGGTTACCTGCGACCCCTGCCCTCAACCGTTTTATTATTGGCATCACCCTCTTTGTTCTGATCATGTTGGTGGCGGTGGTGGGCTACACCCGCTTTGGCTGGAACTGGCTCGATGCCCTCTACATGTACGTGATCACCGTCTTTGGCATTGGCTACAGTGAAGTGCGACCCCTGATTACGCCGGCGCAACGCTTCTTTAACATGCTGATCATTGTGGCCGGCAGTGCAGCAACGGTTTATACCATCGGTGCGGTGGTGCAACTGTTTACCGAAGGGGAGATCAAACGCCTACTGGATCTTCAGCGGGCAAGCCGCGACATCAACAAACTCAACCGCCATGTCATTGTCTGTGGCTTTGGCCGCATTGGTCAGGTGATGGCTCAGGAATTATCGGCATTAAAAACCCCCTTTGTGATTTTGGATGTCAATGAACAGCGCATTGATCTAGCGATACAGTTGGGCTATTTGGCCTATTTGGGGAGTGCGGCGGAGGAAGAAACGCTGCGCGTGGTGGGGATCGAGCGGGCGATCGCCCTAGCGACAGTGCTGCCCAATGACACGATCAATGTCTTTATTACCCTGACAGCGCGCTCCCTAAATCCGAGCCTGCTGATTGTGGCGCGGGCGAATTTGGCAAGCACAGAAGCAAAGCTACGTATGGCAGGAGCGGATCACATCGTCTTGCCGACAAAAATTGGTGCCAGTCAAATGACTAACCTGATTCGGCGGCCACGCATTGACTTTCTTGAGCAAACGGGCGATCGCGAGACCCTGAATGAACTGTTGAGCCACATTGACGCTTGCCTAGAGGAACTGGAGATTACTGCCGATTACCCTTACGTTGGCACGCGCTTGAGTGGCCTAGAGGTGCGCGGCCAAGGGGCATTTATTATTGTTGGCCTGCGCAAAAGTGATGGCCAGTTGTTTTCCATCCGTGCCAATCCCCTTGTGGAAGTGGGCGATACATTGATTCTATTGGGGCATGCTCAAGATACCCCCAAGCTCATTCGCAAATATACTGCCCGCCCTCGCCACTCCCAATGA